A section of the Brevundimonas sp. AJA228-03 genome encodes:
- a CDS encoding ribbon-helix-helix domain-containing protein, whose translation MLKKRSVTLAGHATSVALEPEFWVILDRIAAERNLSHAGLLVWIDQTRGRRALASACRLLALEHAGSGSITR comes from the coding sequence ATGCTCAAGAAGCGCTCCGTCACCCTGGCCGGTCACGCCACCTCCGTGGCTCTGGAACCCGAGTTCTGGGTCATCCTGGACCGCATCGCCGCCGAACGGAACCTCAGCCACGCAGGCCTGCTGGTCTGGATCGACCAGACGCGCGGGCGTCGCGCGCTCGCCTCCGCCTGTCGGCTTCTTGCGCTGGAGCACGCGGGGTCAGGTTCCATCACTCGCTAA
- a CDS encoding Coq4 family protein produces the protein MTIDTLAYPEEFQSLKPQRIQPLAAYRAFRKLIRDKEDTAQVFEIMKALSGRSQARGYARMLRTMEGGRQAFLRDELAHRLDDPAWLARFKPGTVGATYRAFREARGFTADGLAEVEREVVPFIDAPHPIVWYSRRLRDIHDIWHVLTGYGTDALGEACVVSFSYGQTRNLGFAFIGYGAAQEIQRENRAIPARRAVLQAWRNGRAARWLPGLDYEALFREPLDAARMRLGIRPATVYAAVPETVRNVIKLRA, from the coding sequence ATGACGATCGATACGCTTGCCTACCCCGAAGAGTTCCAGTCGCTGAAGCCGCAGCGTATTCAGCCGCTTGCCGCCTATCGGGCGTTCCGAAAGCTCATCCGGGACAAGGAAGACACCGCCCAGGTGTTTGAAATCATGAAGGCCCTCTCGGGCCGATCGCAGGCCCGCGGCTATGCGCGGATGCTGCGCACCATGGAGGGGGGGCGCCAGGCCTTCCTGCGTGACGAACTGGCGCACAGGCTGGATGATCCCGCATGGCTGGCCCGCTTCAAACCGGGAACGGTCGGCGCGACCTACCGGGCGTTCCGGGAAGCGCGCGGCTTCACGGCCGACGGCCTCGCTGAGGTAGAGCGGGAGGTGGTCCCCTTCATCGACGCGCCGCATCCGATCGTCTGGTATTCGCGCAGGCTCAGGGACATCCACGACATCTGGCACGTCCTGACCGGCTATGGCACCGATGCCCTGGGCGAAGCCTGTGTGGTGTCATTTTCCTATGGGCAGACCCGGAACCTGGGGTTTGCCTTCATCGGCTATGGCGCGGCGCAGGAGATCCAGCGGGAGAACCGGGCCATTCCGGCGCGGCGGGCGGTCCTCCAGGCGTGGCGAAACGGGCGCGCGGCGCGGTGGCTGCCGGGACTGGACTATGAGGCCCTGTTCCGTGAACCCCTGGACGCGGCCCGCATGCGACTGGGGATCCGGCCGGCCACCGTTTATGCGGCCGTGCCTGAAACCGTGCGCAACGTCATCAAACTGCGGGCATGA
- a CDS encoding SIMPL domain-containing protein, translated as MSVDRSSLLPPAIFGGLIAIGLIGSGIAIGGGVINAQVGNRQVTVRGVAERNVVADLAVLTINFSQSGDDLDAVTGKIDGDLLKVQQFLKAQGYPEDALTNGRLSVTDNKANAYQPAGDVLHYTATNSVTIRTRDVARVAQTQRSLDQLVRQDVLIGFADPVYVYTKLNEVRPSMIAEATASARSGAEQFAKDSGAPLGPIRQATQGSFEILAREDIDNESTSLDKRVRVVATVTYQLK; from the coding sequence GTGTCAGTCGATCGCAGCAGCCTTCTTCCGCCCGCCATCTTTGGCGGGCTCATCGCCATCGGCCTGATCGGGTCCGGCATCGCCATAGGCGGCGGGGTCATCAATGCCCAGGTGGGCAATCGACAGGTCACGGTGCGCGGCGTGGCCGAGCGTAACGTCGTGGCCGATCTGGCCGTCCTGACCATCAACTTCAGCCAGTCGGGCGACGATCTGGATGCCGTCACCGGCAAGATCGATGGCGACCTGCTCAAGGTCCAGCAGTTCCTGAAGGCCCAGGGCTATCCCGAGGACGCCCTGACCAATGGTCGCCTGTCCGTCACGGACAACAAGGCCAATGCCTATCAGCCCGCCGGCGACGTGTTGCACTATACCGCGACCAACTCCGTCACGATCCGCACCCGCGACGTGGCCCGCGTGGCCCAGACCCAGCGTTCGCTGGACCAGCTGGTGCGTCAGGACGTGCTGATCGGGTTCGCCGACCCGGTCTATGTCTACACGAAGCTGAACGAGGTCCGCCCGTCCATGATCGCGGAAGCCACGGCCTCGGCCCGCTCGGGTGCGGAGCAGTTCGCCAAGGATTCCGGCGCGCCGCTCGGGCCCATCCGTCAGGCGACGCAAGGGTCGTTCGAAATCCTTGCCCGCGAGGACATCGACAACGAATCCACCTCGCTGGACAAGCGCGTCCGCGTCGTCGCCACGGTCACCTACCAGCTGAAATAG
- a CDS encoding DMT family transporter yields MNLPEPLRRPSANALAIAGVVLCAVIWGTTWYAITWQLGTVDPVASLVWRFGLAALVLIVGCAVIGRSLTLTRGQHLAALGQGAFVFAVSYSFTYAAEGHVTSAIVAVVFAGLAFLNLVLFRVVVGQKASGAAWTGATLGIIGVAVLSGGEALGAGFDQRALIGIGLAFLAVMSSAVGNYFSWRGQEMGTAILPQTGWAMAYGTGMLVVFGLVTGARFTIDPSPAYLISLVYLAVLGSVVAFVTYFAVARARGYALASYISALTPPIAMLVSVLFEDAHFGWSAAAGLALVLGGQALLSRAPKAAT; encoded by the coding sequence TTGAACCTGCCCGAACCCCTTCGTCGCCCGTCCGCCAATGCCCTGGCCATCGCCGGGGTCGTCCTGTGTGCCGTGATCTGGGGCACGACCTGGTATGCGATCACCTGGCAGTTGGGCACGGTCGATCCGGTGGCGTCGCTGGTATGGCGGTTCGGGCTGGCCGCGCTGGTGCTGATCGTCGGCTGCGCGGTGATCGGGCGATCGCTGACGCTGACGCGGGGCCAGCATCTGGCGGCCTTGGGGCAGGGTGCCTTTGTCTTCGCCGTCAGCTACTCCTTCACCTATGCCGCCGAGGGGCATGTCACCTCGGCCATCGTGGCTGTGGTGTTCGCCGGCCTGGCCTTCCTGAATCTGGTGCTGTTCCGGGTGGTCGTGGGCCAGAAAGCCTCAGGCGCAGCGTGGACGGGGGCCACACTCGGCATCATCGGGGTCGCCGTCCTGTCGGGCGGCGAGGCGCTCGGGGCGGGTTTCGACCAGCGCGCATTGATCGGGATCGGCCTGGCCTTTCTGGCGGTGATGAGTTCTGCCGTCGGCAACTACTTCTCGTGGCGGGGTCAGGAGATGGGCACCGCAATCCTGCCGCAGACCGGCTGGGCCATGGCCTATGGGACGGGGATGCTGGTCGTCTTCGGACTGGTGACCGGTGCGCGGTTCACCATCGATCCGAGCCCCGCCTATCTGATCTCGCTGGTCTATCTGGCCGTCCTGGGGTCGGTCGTGGCCTTCGTCACCTATTTCGCCGTGGCGAGGGCGCGGGGCTATGCCCTGGCCAGCTACATCTCGGCCCTGACGCCGCCGATCGCGATGCTGGTGTCGGTGCTGTTCGAGGACGCCCATTTTGGATGGTCGGCGGCGGCAGGACTGGCGCTGGTGCTGGGCGGGCAGGCGCTGCTGTCCCGCGCGCCGAAGGCGGCCACCTAG